The sequence GAAGGCAGTCTTAGGATCGCTGCAAGTGTTCCACCTGCTTGTCCAGTTGATCAGTAGATGAGTAGGAAAAAGTTCGCcagttcaatttattattgaaaacccAATTGAACAGATACCAGTTGGTTGTTTTAGGGTTCCTTTGGGGAGATATGGTTTCCCATGCAAAATTGACTTCGAAAAGGATCCACCTGTGATCCGAAAAGGAGTTTCTCTGAGAAACCTTCCAACTATCAGCCCTAATGTCAGGCGAATTAGTCGAGAGAGTGATATCAAGAACCTCCTCTCAACCGTTTGCTGTTTCCGAAGCTGGGAATAGAAACGTAGGGGTGCTGCCATTGTTCCAAATAAGGAGATTACGGCTAATAATGACATCAAAAAGAGACTTACCTCGATCATTTATCTCGCTGCTTCCCCAAATGGTATGTCTCGCATTGGTGTCGCTGCCGATGAGGATGGCCTCTTTATTAAATGAAGGTGAGTCCACCAAACGCTAAACGCCCCCACGTCCGGCGTATATAAAAGTCGCATTTCAATTCAAGCCCTAACGTTTTTCTCTGCTCTTAGAACATAAACGCAGTGCCCATTTACTCAATTTCCTCACTTATCTGCATCGCTCGGCCGCTTTCTTTTGACTCCTACCAACAACTTAAGTGCCTCATTAACGCCTTATCAATGTAAATTCTTCATTAATGCGCTCGCGAATGCTTTTATCCTTTAATTCATGCCTTTTCTCTCCGTCTTTCTCCTGTCGCTGCAACTTACATCTCTTCGCTTTGCTCAACTAAAATCACTGCAGTCTGTCTATTTGCATACATCGCGATGCGTTTATCTTCGAACGAGGTGcgaatttgcattttattccaAGCGGCAATGGTGAGGTAGAATGCAAAGGCAATGAGTAAGTAAGCTCGATAAAGCTTAAGTTACGCCGCCTATAAATATGCAATAATCAAGCACAGGCATTTAATACATTTCaaggaaagcagaaatgttTTCTAAGGCTGGActgaaaactacaaaaaaaaaaattaaataaaagtgaaaaaaatggaaaagacTGAAAATTGACGATGTTGaactccagtccgacagtgcgggGCAGCGCGATTAATCTGTCCGCCTTCGCCTGGATGTCAGAGAGTTTgggagagaggaggcagatgtcatcggcgaggtccaggtcctcaaggggtgtggtgaaactccatacgatacCTTTTTTTTGTGCAGGGAGCCAactcatgacgtcatcaaggaggatggcgaagagaaggggcgacaggggcTTTGCGAAGCAGTGCCAGCTCGGATttctcgtagagggctttgatggggtggattatcttggcgggaactcTCTTTCTAAATTGtaattttaggcaaattttcTGAGCAACTTCTTGGCGACTTTTTATTATCGTACTTCAGTTCAATTTCGCTCAACCGAATTCAACGGAACGTTAGGTTGATATATTTCCTCAGCAGGTTATTGTCCACTTTTTatcctgaaaatattacttggCAGGCGTCGCTGATAAAAGTTTTACTTGATTGGGATCAGACGCAGACCCTGTATTGGTAAGCTTTGAGGGTACTTTGAGGGTTCGATATCTAAAGGAGGATCAGAATGTGTCCATGAATCGGAGTTCTTTTCAAAGTCAGattggaaaattgcattgaggCGCGGTCTAAAACCATTTTCTCGTAACACTTCAATAAGTCCTACAAGGTGATACTATCTGAGAAGGACtgctgtaggtaggtaggtgaaatggttgaagtactacTCTGAACCTCCCCAAGTAGccgttttgataaaattttcaaacatccAACGGGcggatatctacagccaacccgGGCTtctgatgtaatggagaagactgATGGGATTTCGGTTGGCGCGCTGCCCGAGGCTGTCGAAGAATGGAGTGGTCAGTGACCTTAATgctctagctgccaaacccggacatatacagagaaagtgctcaacactACTGCTCACCATCTGAAatgtccccacagcttctgcgttgggggttaaatggtataCCCAGGTTTTCCGCGTGTGTACCGGTCGTACAATGACCGTCCAGttacgagtttgaaaattgaatgacgTGAGGTTACCTGAGTCCTATGTTCATTGTAATGGGGCCAAAGGATTTTCGAATTAGCTCATCAAGAAAtgaagctccatcttttctgcacattcctgagaaataagttgtgcaattccctttCAACAACAGTAAGGAGGGTGCCGATGACCGGCTAGAAGGTCTCTGAAAGTAATTCAGtccctttcctggcaagctcatcagcaatttcatttccctccatgtTCCTTtgttctggaacccagatcTGATAAGTGTTAGCTGCACACTCAAgaaatttgatctcctccttatcGGAGTCGTTTAGTTTGGATCTGCTGTAGGAAATTAAAAACATGAAGAACTCAGGTATGATATACCTTTGGCGGATGTATACATGCGGGGAATAGTGGATCCATAATAAGTATTATATGGGATTATCATATAGACATAAGGGCCTTCGATATTTAGAAACTAGCATCAAATACTTGCAGATTACTGCAAAACTCTTCTGAACAAACTGGGCTCTAAGAACTCTTTGACGTTGCTAATGATAATGCCATCAGGCACACGATAAGACCACAACCAGAACTATTGTTCACTGGCGTAACCTAACGAAAAAGGACGCATGCTAAGTCGTTCAATACTCTTCAGCATATTTCGACTTCAGTAGTGTATGCAAAAGAACTGCTGTTTATCGAGGCCATCATGGGTCTGTGGCATATAAACGAAACAACAATCGCTCTTCTCAAACGAGCAtaaaccccaaaaaaaaaaaccgcaaaagtaGATCGAAATCGATATATTGGCGCCCGGAAGATGTGGCCCGATCTGATCGTCCATCAAGGTCTTCAATGgatgtcgacaaagtcaaggaaatggtgctgaaaaACTATCATtcaagtttgagggaggtagttcGTGACTTTAtagtgtctcacgaatcaattcgaaacattttacaccatcaattggcaCGAgtcgcgtggctgctcgactcgttccaagagagttgaagttctttcaaacaatttatcgaaagaaggtggctgaagacatgcttgagcaagtaaattcggacccaacgtttaccCAGATCACCATAACAGATGATGAGACgtaggtatatgagtttgacatgcaaaccagccaACATGCAatcaggcggctgaatggcgctatccacatgagccgaaacccaaaaaacccgCATCAAAGTCGGTCAGAAGTGAAAGCcttgctactcgttttctttgattatcagggtgttgtgcactcggaactcATTCCAAACGGTAAACTAAGaacattatttggaagttatgcgacgtttgacaGAGAATGCGCGTAGGAAACgttccaatttgtggaaagaaaactcgtggatcttgcaccatgataacgtaccgtctcacaaggcttatATTGCGAAcccttttttgactaaaaactcaacaaatatcacctaacaaccaccgtattcaccggacttAGCTGACTGTgacttttccttttcccaaaacttaaattgccactccgcggaagacactttgagtcgatagaggccattaaagagaattcgctgaaggtgCTAAAGAAGGTCTTTTCAAACGCGTtaaaaaggtgctttgatgactggactaatcggtGGCAtatttgtattgcttcgaatggagcctattttgacaaaataaattttgatgttttttgaaattattttgcattttattgtacAATTCCCGGTACAtctttgacagaatgtatatatatatattacataattggcacttacaccctttttgggtctttggccgagctcctcctcctatttgcgtcttaatgttgtagGTAGTTTCGAacatccgtgcatgaaacaccaaaattataaaaaaaatttctaatagcggtcgcccctcggctggcaatggcaaacctccgagtgtatttctgccatgaaaaagtatTAAAGCACTTTTCATAAATGAACTCATAGATACTACAAACaagatattttcaaatatacatatatctctACTCAGCGTCATCTAGTGGGCCCACACAAATTCGCAAATCTCCACGAACTTTCTTAGAAAAAGCTCAAAAAATGTTCAGGGATTCATTGCAAAATttcataaacaaacaaacaaaaaaaatttgttattgtcTCAATTTTctcaattcaaataaatttgtttacacgaataaaaaaaatcttttcatgGGATGTGTGTCAATAATCAGCATAATCATGCAGATTAACAAGCGCCTGCtggtgttaaataaataaactaataaaaaatgcatgcaacaaATAACAGAACTACAGAAAATTCTTGCTTTTGTGGTTAAATCaacacatatatttataaatgtgtgcctgtgtatgtataaatacaGAGGCAATTCGATGCCTTGACTACTTTCGTTACCTGCGACGAGTTATCTGCTTAGCATTCACAGTACTCTGCGAGTATTATGCAATATAAACGAATACACTCCCTCGCAAAATTGCAAAAGCACCACATATTGCTAGGatttattgggttggcaactaagtaaatgcggattttttttggaaaatcaaagacaattttttcatggcactaaataactttattcgctaatgtattgcccattttgatcaatgaccctTTGGCATCTTTCAGCCAGCATCATAATCGCACGTTCATAAACTTTCTGCTTTTTCTTagcaaaaactgaatcaggtacgatttgactcCGTCatcattattaaaatttttaccattcaaggagttatgtaaagatcgaaacaaaagtaatcagatggtgtaaGGTCAGatctatatggtggatgtggcacaacatcccaaccaagctgcaatagtttttgccgagtggccacaAATGTGCGTGGCCTTGCATTGCCGTGATGGTATACAAtagtttttcgatttgtcaattcggaccacttttcttcaactgcattgtttaatttcatagttgttcaatgtagacatcagaattgatcgttcggttgagtggacctcatcatgttggtctccttgtcgcggcgatgaggcttaagtggtgtcttacccccatatcatggggaccaacccaacacgaactaagagggaagctctcTGTGGGGATTGGCTAGTCATCCATCTGCTTTACGGCGTACTTGGTGGCCATCCAATCACCATgcgaagatcaccgtaccgacgaagATCCCTTTGTCATCCTCAAACCCCTTTCATCCCGTTATTTCCTCTCCTTGCCCACCCCCTAGTCCAGGGTGTTATGCGACACCGTGCCCATTGGATGGTATGCAGCCCGGGGTTCACCAGATCGGCTATGTTTCAACGGCGCCTTCCTAACACCGGACCGCCTTAAGAAGTAACTGTGGCCTTGCCACGGCATGAGGCACTACCGTGGTGGACCGTTTGAATTCCCCGTTATTTAAATAGACCAATGCGCTCGCCTCGTCGAGCAGGTGGTTGTACGAAAAAGATGAATACAAATAACAATTTATATATAACACTCTGATTTTATGTATATGAAGAAACTGTGCAACAGTCTCTccggaaaaaattatcaaaaatcaacgagatgtTTGAGCCACTTCACATTTAcagcttattaaatttaatgaactataaaactgtatacccaaattaaaaataaaaaaaagctttgaTTAAGAAGCATCAAATTTCTAtgcaattatttaaaattttgtacaaagttcgaAACCTGAATTACGACTATAACGGAGTTTGCTATAGAAggcactatatttttataatattataatagaaaaaattaatacaaagaatAATAAAACCTTGTCACtatgtggagcttttttaattttgcaacgaAGGATATCAGCAATGCCATGCCAAGTGATGCAAGTATTTTATAGATGGCTTGCAATTTTTCTGACGATTGGTTTATTTGTGGGCtcgagtataataagaagtaactggaaactttttttatttaataattttgagatttatccaatattaaaaatttttgaatttcagtttttaaagtcaaatatcgCAGATTCTTTTAGCATTTctttaaatgtttaaatgttttatgtttatgaggagtaaatatttattaaacaatttttttttttcaatttgaaaaaaattttaaatgttctctggaagcatttttattttttaaattttaggaaaaatttttaattttttgtggaaaattaaaaaaaaaaaaattggaagtttggaaaattaaaaaaaaatatttttgtggaaaattaaaaaaaaaattgaagttaaattgaacatttttccaacttaaaattttttgtagaaaattaaaaaaaaaaaaatcggaaaagtttgttttggaaaataaaaaaaaaaaaaaattatttgttgtggaaaattaaaaaaaaatattaagaattttgtgtgaaaaaaattttgtttggaaaattttgttgagtttttgttcaatttttgtatatttgtttttgttttatatttgcatTGCTGGCTTAGATATCCTCAGTAATTCCTAAAAGTTTccaatcttgaaaattttggattttcattttttaaagtgaaacatCACAGtggtttaacatttttataattttttttgtgtatgtttcatatttatgtagaataaaaaaaaatttttattacgagtacattggaaattttttgtattaaagtcTCTTATATCATTTTCTGAAGCCAAATATCGTCGTTCATTTaacatttatataattttttttgtgtatgtttTCTGTTTGTGtagaataaatattaaaaagaattctcaatttagaaaaatttaattttgtgtaaaaaacttttccaataattttttttttaattttatggaaaatttaaataaaaaaaattaaattttttcttagttttatgggaaatttaaataaaattttatttttttttattttgtggaaattttttttagttgttttgttaaaaattttgtgtatgtttaatgtttatataaaataaatattcaaaaaaattttccaatttaaaaaaaaccttttttttggaaaaatttttccaattaaaaCAATCTCGGACAAGAGTAGAAGATATGTTCCGCGTCctcactaccgttgccgcagaacgAGCAGTCTTGGGTCTTTGAATatactctctatagcatccATGTCCCGTCAAGAACTGTGTCAGGTAGTAATCTGTGTAATCACCATGTCCTCTCTCAACACAAGCCTGTACGCCCCTGATGATTTGAGCGTCCACCTCCTTTTTGTCGCTAggtcccagcgattttgccactcaATTATGCTAGCCCGTCTTTTCTTCCTTACGCTCTTCCGCCGTTAGTCGCCTATTTAGGCTTTTGGCTTTATCGTAGACTTtacccagttcagaggccatGTGTgcacatttgtgtgtgtgtgcgtttgtaAAATAACATATAATTCCATGTGCGTGCTTCTAAGTCTACACAGTCAGACAATCATCTCATCTGCAGTTGCTGCTTCATCGTCTATGCGTCCGcctctgttttgtttatttatatccaTTTCTATCGTTGTTCCTTTTTTTCAAATCCCGCAGGTGAAAAATTTGGCAATTTGTCTGGATGTTATGCCCAGCAAGCACGTACAAACGTACTCAGGTGATAATGGTTTAAAATTGTCTGGTCTGCTCATCCATCTGTGGCAAAGAGTGAAGGGGTTGTGGTATCATTTGGTATCCATTGGATACAGCAAATACTTATACAAGCATGTAagcctaaaaatatttattgtttttccaaatttttatattgtaaatttttgattttaaatctgctgaaatttattgatttccATTTAGCTGACTTACAACTGGCAGCGATTATAGACTTTTAGTTTGTAACTAAATAATATTATGTATTTGCATAGTGTAGGCTGGATTATCAGTGCAAGGAAAGTCTCACATACATTTTGTCGAAAAAGTACcggaaattgttcaataaaatgcaaaataatttaatcatcaaaatttattttgccacCTTCAAAATGGgcgccattcgaagcaatactcacatgccaacgattagtccaatcATCAAAGTACCTTTTAACCGCGTTTGAAGAAATCTTCtttagctccttcagcgaattccccTCAACGGCCTCTATCTATCTGATGCATATACCTTAACAGCTCCTTttcgccatgtttgaatagctcagccggcagtccgtcggcgcccgcagctttgttgttctttagccgcgttatcgctattctcacctcgtcatggtcgggtagcggaacgacaattccgtcatcACAttatctgtgacatgcgcagctatcgctatttaacaggttcgagaagtgttccctccataatttaagattgctctggatgtcagtcagcAGGTcgtcgtctttgttcttacaggaaaacttCGCGGTCTGGAAATCTTCTGTAAGCCgctgaactttctggtagaattttagCACGTTGTtcttattggccagcatctcaagctcctcgcactcaagtatttcggcctctcgtttcttctgtcggatactacgtctctcttcctttcttaactctcggtagcgatcccacatggctcgcgttgtgcccgatcgcagcgtggctctataggcggcatcctttctttcggcAGCAGCaagacattcctcgtcgtaccaactgttttttccgGCTCGCcagaatccgatttcttcttcggcggcggtacgtagagaacgagaaatattgctccattgctcatgcatgccggtttgttgggcagtactctctgagagcaggaatgAGAGTCGAGGGGTGAAGCTTCTgtctgtctgttgtgattgcagcttttcgatgtcgaacattcttaacgttttttgctgcacagaggcgtgtgcgtagcttggctgcaacaaggtaatgatccgatgagtcgatgttgggtcctcggatcgtacgtacatctaaatccctggaagcgtgtcttccatctatcaccaCATGATtcatctggtttcgcgtttttcgatcaggagacagccaggtggtttggtgaatcttcttatgctggaatctggtgctgcagactaccatgtttcgggccccggcgaagtcgatcagcctttgCCCGCTATTGGATGTTTCGTTgagcaggctgaattttccgattgTGTAAccaaaaaattccctccttgcccaccctggcgttgaagtcgccgagcacgatttttatgtcgtggagggggcagcgctcataggaacgttccaagcgctaatagaaggaatctttggccgcatcgtccttctcctccgtcggggcgtggacgcaaattagcgagatgttacaAAAACTGGCTTTGAtgtggattattgcgagacattcgtccaccggagtggacgacagtacttggcgacgaagtctctctcccacaacaaatccgacaccgaatttgcgctcctttacatggcagctgtagtaaacGTTGCAAGgtcctagttttttttttgctttgccccGTCCGTCGAAgactactcctagatatttaccTTTATCGGAAAGAGCAAGTGCCATACCtgtcagtgttggaagactaagTCCATGGTGGTGCTTTTGTTCGGAttgacggaaagaccttgtctcatgcaccagtcatcgattttgttcaGAACCCTCTGCGTTTTCGTGCAAGACCTTCTTATTGATTTATCCGATGTCAGCGCagagacatcgtccgcatatacttggacatgaaaaccaagttcctgcatctccgctagtagtGAGCATCTcaacagcggagaaagaacataCCCTTGGGGACATGCTTGCTTGACCCTAATGGCAATTAGTTCATCGCTGTTTTCGCCAGCATTGGCAGCTTCTCAGAGAGCTGGTTAAATaaggaaataaagtaaaaaaataccacaaaaaaatattaacacagAACGGAAAAAAACACAATCCAATATCAGACACAAATACCCAGcgtatttacttttttactaagaCTTTTAGAGCATAgcgaaaatatacatttttatatgaatcaatttaatacaaatttgaattttatttaagtttatatCATTTTAATTCACTGACATTTATTTTAAGACAACTGCATACTTGAGTTATGTACAGTTAAACATATCTGCGGTTTGCAAATACTTTTGCAAGAATTTGTCAATTGCACATTTCGGAATACCAGCTGAACAATTTTCTTCTCCGAAACTCTTTGACGGCCTGCGCATCTCACAAATGGGATAACCCTGTCCGGTGCAGGGATAATCGTTcatgtgaaatatattattaacattCCAGATGTGTACGCAATCCTCGTTGTTGCCCGCATTATCTGGCTGCCCACCCGACCATTTCGCGTAGGTCATTGGGCGGCCGTTGCTAAGCGACATGAATTTACCCTCGACACCTAAATCACTGCCACTTGTCCAAAAATATTTGTCCCCATGGCCATttgctattaaataaaatgataaagcATTCATTTCGTCAACTGTTTCGATTGTAACCAAATCGCTGTCATACGTGCGACAAACGAGCGCAGCCTCAAACCAGTTCAtctaaaattaattgcaaaacaTTCGAAAAGAGATTAGGAAATTCTAGTTTAGTGTAAAATAAGtgaatatttgtgtgtatgtatgtatgtatataatgtaatgcatgtatgtacgattttttttttcaaaatgtcagaaacatcatcaaaggtacCATCGCACAAGTGGTATGTGAGGCAGGCttccactaacactataacaaccCTCCTTATCGGCTGAGTTCTACCCTGGAACAGTGGTAACATTtcgtcaaggtggagccgcgcttatgtctattgacacaacaggtacctgcggTCAGGTTCCTCTTACATGGGTGTATGgaggttatacgctatcgatagTATCCAATGCTTCCACTTCATAAGTGGTTCTGCAGCAAATGGAGCATCGGAAAAAGTGTCGTAAGTATTACCGACATGTCGTAGTCTCATACCGTCTTGAGCACTAAGCTCAGGCGTCTGTGATTTTTCGTCAGTTCGGAGGCAGTCTACTTCCAGTCAAAAGCTGCTGCTGAACTCTTCGCTGCGTATTGCGTTGCCACTCTGCGCGTTGAAGATAAAGCCCTATCAGTGTTGCAAAATTTGTTGCTGCATTCCAGCAAGTATTTGATGCGATCATCTTGGTGATTAGATTTTCCGGGCACAGCTGACCACCCAAAAGTGCTGCAAGCGTTAGGCGCTCCTCACTGAAAGGATCGCAATAGAAGAATACGTGCTCCGCACTTTCTATCGCGTTGTTGCAGTTTGGGCAGAACGGGGTGTCCTCTAGAGTAAATCAATGGAGGTACTCCAAAAAACAACCGTGACCACTCAGAATTTGAGTGAGGTAGTAGTCAACGTCTCCGAGTTTCCTAGTCACCCATTggctaatatttgaaataagccTATGAGTCCAACGTCCGTTAGTTGACGAATCCTATCTGTCTTGCCATTCTTCTATCGAATGCAGTCTCTCTTCAGCCTTTTCTTCTAATGACAGCTTAGCCCGTCGCCTGCCATAGAGACGGCTCAATTCCTTTGTCTTAATCTCGGCTGGTAGTTTGCCCGCAATAACGCCTATTGCGTCTCTCGAGATCGTTCTGTAGCCACAAGCCACCCTTATTGAACTTCGGTGAAGTACCTGTGCTGCATATTGTATGCTGAACGTTTTAGCTCCAGCCTATATGGGGGTAGCATAAAAGCCTACGGAGTC comes from Anastrepha ludens isolate Willacy chromosome 3, idAnaLude1.1, whole genome shotgun sequence and encodes:
- the LOC128857055 gene encoding C-type lectin 37Db-like, which codes for MTIIQYVLFLCLAGVYATSNQGSTDTTDTYPFSKIGNQYYLVNTGVKMNWFEAALVCRTYDSDLVTIETVDEMNALSFYLIANGHGDKYFWTSGSDLGVEGKFMSLSNGRPMTYAKWSGGQPDNAGNNEDCVHIWNVNNIFHMNDYPCTGQGYPICEMRRPSKSFGEENCSAGIPKCAIDKFLQKYLQTADMFNCT